A stretch of the Nothobranchius furzeri strain GRZ-AD chromosome 5, NfurGRZ-RIMD1, whole genome shotgun sequence genome encodes the following:
- the LOC107378588 gene encoding neurogenic differentiation factor 2, producing MLTRLFSDPSLLPEVQKYSSWAEDSDGEDNKIKDEDADTQEDMDDSDLRGGSRTHSEHAGEDDEDDDVEEEDDGEDTGGERPKKRGPKKRKMTQARIERSRMRRIKANARERTRMHDLNSALDNLRKVVPCYSKTQKLSKIETLRLAKNYIWALSEILRSGKRPDLVSYVQTLCKGLSQPTTNLVAGCLQLNSRNFLTEQQCQEGGRYGSGSFSMHSYPYQCTRLSSPHCQPGSNSHPLRTHGYCSAYESMYGGSGSPEYNSPEYEGPLSPPLCINGNFSLKHQGPASPETEKGYHYSMHYSGLPGSRPAGAHNLVLGSGNRSGIHSENVLPYHDMHLHHDRAPVYEELNAFFHS from the coding sequence ATGTTGACGAGGCTTTTCAGTGACCCTTCGCTGCTTCCAGAGGTCCAGAAATACTCCTCCTGGGCGGAAGACAGCGATGGAGAGGATAACAAAATAAAAGATGAGGACGCGGACACGCAGGAGGACATGGACGACTCGGATCTGAGAGGAGGCAGCCGGACGCACTCCGAGCACGCTGGCGAAGACGACGAGGACGACGATGTGGAAGAAGAGGACGACGGGGAGGACACAGGGGGCGAGAGACCCAAGAAGAGGGGCCCCAAGAAGCGCAAAATGACCCAGGCCCGGATCGAGCGCTCCAGGATGCGGCGGATAAAGGCCAACGCACGAGAGAGGACCCGTATGCACGACCTGAACTCTGCGCTTGACAATCTGCGTAAAGTGGTGCCCTGCTACTCCAAAACGCAAAAACTGTCCAAAATTGAGACTCTGCGGCTGGCTAAGAATTATATCTGGGCCCTGTCGGAGATCCTGCGTTCCGGGAAGAGGCCCGACCTGGTGTCCTACGTCCAGACTCTGTGTAAGGGACTGTCCCAGCCCACCACCAACCTGGTGGCGGGATGTCTGCAGCTCAACTCCCGCAACTTCCTCACCGAGCAGCAGTGCCAGGAGGGGGGGAGGTACGGCTCCGGCTCCTTCTCCATGCATTCCTACCCCTACCAGTGCACGCGCCTGTCCAGCCCCCACTGCCAGCCGGGCTCGAACTCACATCCGCTGCGCACGCACGGATACTGCTCTGCGTACGAGTCTATGTATGGAGGGAGCGGATCTCCAGAATACAACAGCCCAGAGTACGAGGGACCTCTCAGTCCGCCCCTGTGCATAAATGGGAACTTCTCCTTGAAACACCAAGGACCCGCCTCCCCGGAAACAGAGAAGGGGTACCACTACTCTATGCATTACTCCGGCCTGCCAGGATCCAGACCCGCAGGGGCCCACAACCTGGTGTTAGGCTCTGGGAACCGGAGCGGCATTCACTCGGAAAACGTCCTGCCTTACCACGACATGCACTTACACCACGACCGGGCCCCCGTGTACGAGGAACTGAACGCGTTTTTTCACAGCTAA